A genomic segment from Dermatobacter hominis encodes:
- the cofC gene encoding 2-phospho-L-lactate guanylyltransferase gives MAGTSDDPTTGEPRLPSERAVVLVPVKSFAAAKGRLAGVLDAPTRAALARSMAEVVVAAAAPLPVVVVCDDRDVASWAQAVGATVLWTEGLGLNGAVDEGVRRLAGAGVRRVVVAHADLPFATGLSALADVDGDAVALVPDRRHDGTNVASVPTGRGFGFRYGAGSLAAHRAEAERLGLPVRVVESEVLGWDVDEPDDLRPPEHLGRVPLGGTA, from the coding sequence ATGGCCGGGACCTCCGACGACCCCACGACGGGCGAGCCGCGTCTGCCGTCGGAGCGTGCCGTCGTGCTCGTGCCGGTGAAGTCGTTCGCGGCCGCGAAGGGCCGGCTCGCCGGGGTGCTCGACGCCCCGACCCGCGCCGCGCTGGCGCGCTCGATGGCCGAGGTGGTGGTGGCGGCCGCAGCGCCGCTGCCGGTCGTGGTCGTGTGCGACGACCGCGACGTCGCGTCGTGGGCGCAGGCCGTCGGCGCGACCGTGCTGTGGACCGAGGGGCTCGGGCTCAACGGCGCGGTCGACGAGGGGGTCCGCCGGCTGGCCGGCGCGGGTGTGCGTCGGGTCGTGGTCGCGCACGCCGACCTGCCGTTCGCCACCGGGTTGTCGGCGCTGGCCGACGTCGACGGCGACGCCGTGGCGCTCGTCCCCGACCGCCGCCACGACGGCACGAACGTCGCGTCGGTGCCGACCGGTCGCGGCTTCGGCTTCCGCTACGGAGCGGGCTCGCTGGCCGCTCACCGCGCCGAGGCCGAGCGCCTCGGCCTGCCGGTGCGGGTCGTCGAGTCCGAGGTGCTCGGCTGGGACGTCGACGAGCCCGACGACCTCCGCCCGCCCGAGCACCTCGGCCGCGTGCCCCTGGGCGGCACGGCGTGA
- a CDS encoding ABC transporter ATP-binding protein, which yields MSGVTFAQVTKSYGDVTAVDSLSLEITDGEFMVLLGPSGCGKSTALRMIAGLEEITSGLLTIGDRVVNHVPPRERDIAMVFQSYALYPHMTVQKNIESPLVANKAARVDAEERRARVEEAARALDLTEYLGRKPGELSGGQRQRVALARAIVRRPEVFLMDEPLSNLDAKLRTQTRLELVELHRRLGTTIVYVTHDQVEAMTMADRIAIINRGRLQQVGPPQAVYDRPANLFVAGFVGSPPMNTLAGAVTFVGGQPVVTTGHGAIQAADAGSATEGQSVVVGVRSEHLRVGDGPATLEGVVENVELLGHERHVVVKVGESLVVIRQPTEAPSVAVGEQVPLVAEPSGVHLFDPDSTERLN from the coding sequence ATGAGCGGTGTCACATTCGCCCAGGTGACGAAGTCGTACGGGGACGTCACCGCGGTCGACTCGCTGTCGCTCGAGATCACCGACGGCGAGTTCATGGTCCTCCTCGGCCCGTCGGGCTGCGGCAAGTCCACGGCGCTGCGGATGATCGCCGGGCTCGAGGAGATCACCTCCGGCCTGCTGACCATCGGCGACCGGGTCGTCAACCACGTGCCGCCCCGCGAGCGCGACATCGCGATGGTCTTCCAGAGCTACGCGCTGTACCCGCACATGACGGTGCAGAAGAACATCGAGTCGCCGCTGGTCGCCAACAAGGCGGCCCGGGTCGACGCCGAGGAGCGCCGAGCGCGGGTCGAGGAGGCGGCGCGGGCCCTCGACCTGACCGAGTACCTCGGCCGCAAGCCGGGCGAGCTGTCCGGCGGTCAGCGCCAGCGCGTCGCCCTCGCCCGGGCGATCGTGCGCCGCCCTGAGGTCTTCCTCATGGACGAGCCGCTCTCCAACCTCGACGCCAAGCTGCGCACGCAGACCCGGCTCGAGCTGGTCGAGCTGCACCGCCGCCTCGGCACCACGATCGTCTACGTCACCCACGACCAGGTCGAGGCGATGACGATGGCGGACCGGATCGCCATCATCAACCGGGGCAGGCTCCAGCAGGTCGGCCCGCCGCAGGCGGTCTACGACCGCCCGGCCAACCTGTTCGTCGCCGGCTTCGTCGGCAGCCCGCCCATGAACACGCTGGCCGGCGCCGTGACCTTCGTCGGCGGCCAGCCGGTGGTGACCACCGGCCACGGCGCCATCCAGGCGGCCGACGCCGGCTCGGCGACCGAGGGCCAGTCGGTCGTCGTGGGCGTCCGCTCCGAGCACCTCCGCGTCGGCGACGGGCCGGCCACGCTCGAGGGCGTCGTCGAGAACGTCGAGCTGCTCGGCCACGAGCGCCACGTCGTGGTGAAGGTCGGCGAGTCGCTCGTGGTCATCCGCCAGCCGACCGAGGCGCCGTCGGTCGCGGTCGGCGAGCAGGTCCCGCTCGTCGCCGAGCCCTCGGGGGTCCACCTGTTCGACCCCGACAGCACGGAGCGCCTCAATTGA
- a CDS encoding TIGR03084 family metal-binding protein, with translation MSGPADLLDDLRRDLLDEVAALAAVVDPLEVPALSLPTPAEGWDVGDQLSHLAAFDEHAVMAITDPQRFSVQFDLALAGGDDPIVAATERGRLLGPEESREWWHRAAEELEVAAAGLRPGERVPWFGPDMGAVSFLTARLMETWAHGQDVRDAVGAPPEVSPRLRHVADLGVRARPYSYRVRGMAVPDAPLRVELDAPDGTVWSWGPEGAADTVRGDAVELCLLVTQRRHRDDVVLEVVGPAAEEWVGIAQAFAGGPGPGRAPLA, from the coding sequence GTGAGCGGTCCGGCCGACCTCCTCGACGACCTCCGGCGCGACCTGCTCGACGAGGTGGCGGCGCTCGCCGCGGTGGTCGACCCGCTCGAGGTCCCGGCGCTGTCCCTGCCGACGCCCGCCGAGGGATGGGACGTCGGCGACCAGCTCTCGCACCTCGCCGCCTTCGACGAGCACGCCGTGATGGCGATCACCGACCCGCAGCGCTTCAGCGTGCAGTTCGACCTCGCGCTGGCGGGGGGCGACGACCCGATCGTCGCCGCGACCGAGCGCGGACGGCTGCTCGGGCCCGAGGAGTCGCGCGAGTGGTGGCACCGCGCCGCCGAGGAGCTCGAGGTCGCGGCGGCGGGCCTGCGGCCGGGGGAGCGCGTCCCGTGGTTCGGCCCCGACATGGGCGCGGTGTCGTTCCTGACCGCCCGGCTCATGGAGACGTGGGCCCACGGCCAGGACGTGCGCGACGCCGTCGGGGCGCCGCCCGAGGTGTCGCCTCGGCTCCGCCACGTCGCCGATCTCGGCGTGCGGGCCCGGCCCTACAGCTACCGGGTGCGCGGGATGGCCGTGCCCGACGCCCCGCTGCGCGTCGAGCTCGACGCGCCCGACGGCACGGTGTGGTCCTGGGGTCCCGAGGGCGCGGCCGACACCGTCCGTGGCGACGCGGTCGAGCTGTGCCTGCTCGTCACCCAGCGCCGCCACCGAGACGACGTCGTGCTCGAGGTCGTCGGCCCGGCCGCCGAGGAGTGGGTCGGCATCGCGCAGGCCTTCGCCGGCGGCCCCGGACCGGGCCGCGCCCCGCTCGCCTGA
- a CDS encoding M15 family metallopeptidase: MRSKRMRPVVLVVAMACALALLGGCTPEQFQRWWVGRGNPPLQEPQLSAMARAATDYWAEVARKNRFWAGVFPIDADLAARMTPSSWRPGCPVPLRDLRYIRATYMGFDGGEHMGEIVVHADAVQVTVALLKGMWEERFPLERMQLIDDYGGSDDASIAANNTSAFNCRAVTGGTGWSVHAFGRAIDINPVQNPYVTGSTVLPAAGRAYLDRRAVRPGMIVPGDVVWRTVRFVGWGWGGDWSSLKDYQHVSSNGR, translated from the coding sequence ATGAGGTCGAAGCGCATGCGCCCCGTCGTGCTCGTCGTCGCCATGGCCTGCGCGCTGGCGCTGCTCGGCGGTTGCACGCCCGAGCAGTTCCAGCGCTGGTGGGTCGGGCGCGGCAACCCGCCGCTGCAGGAGCCGCAGCTGTCGGCGATGGCCCGCGCCGCCACCGACTACTGGGCCGAGGTCGCCCGCAAGAACCGCTTCTGGGCCGGCGTCTTCCCGATCGACGCCGACCTCGCCGCCCGGATGACGCCGTCGTCGTGGCGGCCGGGCTGCCCGGTCCCGCTCCGCGACCTCCGCTACATCCGGGCGACCTACATGGGATTCGACGGCGGCGAGCACATGGGCGAGATCGTCGTCCACGCCGATGCCGTCCAGGTCACCGTCGCCCTGCTCAAGGGCATGTGGGAGGAGCGGTTCCCGCTGGAGCGGATGCAGCTGATCGACGACTACGGCGGCAGCGACGACGCGTCGATCGCGGCGAACAACACCTCGGCGTTCAACTGCCGCGCCGTGACCGGCGGGACCGGCTGGTCGGTCCACGCGTTCGGCCGGGCGATCGACATCAACCCCGTGCAGAACCCGTACGTCACCGGGTCGACCGTGCTCCCGGCCGCCGGTCGGGCCTACCTCGACCGCCGCGCCGTGCGTCCCGGCATGATCGTGCCCGGCGACGTCGTGTGGCGGACCGTGCGGTTCGTCGGCTGGGGCTGGGGTGGCGACTGGTCGTCGCTCAAGGACTACCAGCACGTGTCCTCGAACGGCCGCTGA
- a CDS encoding carbohydrate ABC transporter permease, with product MTDIPVTEVLADDGEPIAVPLGSRTRSRGKRVKDALLGYLFLAPALIAFAVFAYYPLYKLFSDSVHRQPRFLNKAPTYVGFGQLQDTLTSSEFTSGLGHSAQFMLYSVPLGLVLGVLLAVSAHRKLKGIKVFQAIFSSTVASSVAVASVVFFTLVNPQVGYFKDVSWLSLDQPQSAMFSVALSSVWQNLGLTFIIVLAALQAVPDELNEAATLDGFGPVRRFFRITVPLISPALLFLAIVLVITALQAYAQIEVLTGGGPAGATETLLFKIADPKGIRPLHERAGLSIGLFVLTGAVALVQYSLLSRRVHYGD from the coding sequence TTGACCGACATCCCCGTGACCGAGGTGCTCGCCGACGACGGTGAGCCCATCGCGGTCCCGCTCGGCTCGCGCACCCGCTCGCGGGGCAAGCGGGTCAAGGACGCGCTGCTCGGCTACCTGTTCCTGGCGCCCGCGCTCATCGCCTTCGCGGTGTTCGCCTACTACCCGCTCTACAAGCTGTTCTCCGACTCGGTGCACCGCCAGCCCCGGTTCCTCAACAAGGCGCCGACCTACGTCGGCTTCGGCCAGCTCCAGGACACGCTGACCAGCAGCGAGTTCACCTCGGGGCTCGGGCACTCGGCGCAGTTCATGCTCTACAGCGTCCCGCTCGGGCTCGTGCTCGGCGTGCTGCTCGCGGTCTCCGCCCACCGCAAGCTCAAGGGCATCAAGGTCTTCCAGGCGATCTTCTCCTCCACCGTGGCGTCGTCGGTGGCGGTGGCATCGGTCGTGTTCTTCACCCTGGTGAACCCGCAGGTCGGCTACTTCAAGGACGTCAGCTGGCTCAGCCTCGACCAGCCGCAGTCGGCCATGTTCTCGGTCGCGCTGAGCTCGGTCTGGCAGAACCTCGGCCTCACGTTCATCATCGTGCTCGCCGCGCTGCAGGCCGTCCCCGACGAGCTGAACGAGGCCGCCACGCTCGACGGGTTCGGGCCGGTGCGGCGGTTCTTCCGCATCACCGTGCCGCTCATCTCCCCGGCGCTGCTGTTCCTGGCGATCGTGCTCGTCATCACGGCGCTGCAGGCGTACGCCCAGATCGAGGTCCTGACCGGCGGCGGCCCCGCCGGCGCCACCGAGACGCTGCTGTTCAAGATCGCCGACCCGAAGGGCATCAGACCGCTGCACGAGCGAGCGGGGCTGTCGATCGGCTTGTTCGTCCTGACGGGAGCGGTCGCGCTCGTGCAGTACTCGCTGCTCTCACGACGGGTGCACTATGGCGACTGA
- a CDS encoding cytochrome P450 has protein sequence MSTDVVPLTDQEADGLLASTVLTDEGRQDPYAAYARLRAGGGRWSTSFGDMGLAGYHDCLEVLRHPRMGRPEADMDLPVTLSGRAREVDEDRSASMLFLNPPDHTRIRGLVSRAFTPKRVEELRPQIEELLTPVLDRVADAGGGDVMAELAIPFPVAVISELLGVPREGNEHIRPLVRDVTAFIDAAADDEALDRAAQAGIELIDYFNGMIEEKRANPDDRLLSALIQVEEAGDRLSHQELLSNTLLLYAAGFETTSNLIGNGLRLLLANPDEMARLRADRSLLPSAMWEILRADSPVQLNNRVALEEIELFGEVRPRGASFIVLQGSGNHDERVYPDPGRFDVGRFHEGDAPPPLSFGWGAHHCLGAHLARAEGEIAFGALLDSFADVQLDTAALTDGRLHYRPSFTLRGLDALPVTVTAA, from the coding sequence ATGTCGACCGATGTGGTCCCGCTGACCGACCAGGAGGCCGACGGGCTCCTGGCCTCGACCGTGCTGACCGACGAGGGTCGCCAGGACCCCTACGCGGCGTACGCGCGCCTGCGGGCCGGCGGCGGCCGGTGGAGCACGTCGTTCGGCGACATGGGGCTCGCCGGCTACCACGACTGCCTCGAGGTCCTGCGCCACCCGCGCATGGGCCGCCCCGAGGCCGACATGGACCTGCCGGTCACGTTGAGCGGCCGGGCGCGCGAGGTCGACGAGGACCGCAGCGCCAGCATGCTGTTCCTGAACCCGCCGGACCACACCCGCATCCGCGGGCTGGTCAGCCGGGCGTTCACGCCGAAGCGCGTCGAGGAGCTGCGCCCGCAGATCGAGGAGCTGTTGACGCCGGTGCTCGACCGGGTCGCCGACGCCGGCGGCGGCGACGTGATGGCCGAGCTCGCGATCCCGTTCCCCGTCGCCGTCATCAGCGAGCTCCTCGGCGTGCCCCGGGAGGGCAACGAGCACATCCGGCCGCTCGTGCGCGACGTCACCGCCTTCATCGACGCCGCCGCGGACGACGAGGCGCTCGATCGCGCCGCCCAGGCCGGGATCGAGCTCATCGACTACTTCAACGGGATGATCGAGGAGAAGCGGGCGAACCCCGACGACCGGCTCCTCAGCGCGCTGATCCAGGTCGAGGAGGCCGGTGACCGCCTGTCGCACCAGGAGCTGCTGAGCAACACGCTGCTGCTCTACGCCGCGGGGTTCGAGACGACGTCGAACCTGATCGGCAACGGCTTGCGGCTGCTGCTCGCCAACCCCGACGAGATGGCCCGCCTGCGGGCCGACCGGTCGCTCCTGCCGTCGGCGATGTGGGAGATCCTCCGCGCCGACTCACCCGTGCAGCTGAACAACCGCGTGGCGCTCGAGGAGATCGAGCTGTTCGGCGAGGTCCGGCCCCGGGGCGCCTCGTTCATCGTCCTTCAGGGCTCGGGCAACCACGACGAGCGGGTCTACCCGGACCCCGGTCGCTTCGACGTCGGCCGGTTCCACGAGGGCGACGCGCCGCCGCCCCTGAGCTTCGGTTGGGGCGCCCACCACTGCCTCGGCGCCCACCTCGCCCGGGCCGAGGGCGAGATCGCGTTCGGCGCGCTGCTCGACTCGTTCGCCGACGTGCAGCTCGACACGGCCGCGCTGACCGACGGCCGGCTGCACTACCGGCCGAGCTTCACGCTGCGCGGGCTCGACGCACTCCCGGTCACCGTCACCGCCGCCTGA
- a CDS encoding 3'-5' exonuclease, with protein sequence MALQLDPASPPAAPPPVAPPAADVPLYGLDIETDTSVDGLDPAVSPVVAVAVATPDEDHVLLGDEPSILARTDELLASLPPGVVVTWNGAGFDLPFLARRAAIVGVALGLELWQEPLMAAEPDAFRGRWHHHDHLDGYRLYRADVGRSLGLPCGLKPLARLVGLRPVEVERSRLHLLASDQIRDYVASDARMARQLVMRRWPVAAVAVDGCHRPLPD encoded by the coding sequence GTGGCCCTGCAGCTCGACCCCGCGTCACCGCCCGCCGCCCCACCGCCCGTCGCCCCACCGGCGGCCGACGTGCCGCTGTACGGACTGGACATCGAGACCGACACGTCGGTCGACGGGCTCGACCCGGCGGTCTCCCCCGTCGTCGCGGTCGCCGTCGCCACCCCCGACGAGGACCACGTCCTGCTGGGCGACGAACCGTCGATCCTCGCCCGCACCGACGAGCTGCTGGCCTCGCTGCCGCCCGGCGTGGTCGTCACCTGGAACGGCGCCGGGTTCGACCTCCCCTTCCTGGCCCGCCGCGCCGCGATCGTGGGCGTGGCCCTCGGGCTCGAGCTCTGGCAGGAACCGCTGATGGCCGCCGAACCCGACGCGTTCCGCGGCCGGTGGCACCACCACGACCACCTCGACGGCTACCGCCTCTACCGGGCCGACGTCGGCCGCAGCCTGGGGCTCCCGTGCGGGCTGAAGCCGCTGGCCCGCCTCGTCGGCCTCCGCCCGGTCGAGGTCGAGCGCAGCCGGCTGCACCTCCTCGCGAGCGACCAGATCCGCGACTACGTGGCGTCCGACGCCCGGATGGCCCGCCAGCTCGTCATGCGGCGCTGGCCGGTCGCCGCAGTCGCCGTCGACGGCTGCCACCGCCCGCTGCCAGACTGA
- a CDS encoding NAD(P)H-dependent glycerol-3-phosphate dehydrogenase — protein sequence MRIRVAVVGGGSWGTTVAHLASQQVPTVLWARRDELADEINSKHTNERYLPGFHLHPELRATADLADAVERADVLVMGVPSQGFRSALERCAQHVRAWVPVLSLTKGLEQGTRLRMTQVINEVLPGHPAAVLTGPNLAKEILVGDAAAAVIATPDLIVANQLQRIFHQNLFRVYVNPDVVGCEVAGALKNVIAIAAGMADGLGAGDNTKAAVITRGLAELSRLGEAMGGQFATFSGLAGMGDLIATCMSSQSRNRYVGEQLGRGHTIEEVIADMNMVAEGVKTSKVVMELSSEYGVELPICAEVHAVCHEGATAQDAYRGLIRGQAGGVEHHSLAY from the coding sequence ATGCGGATCCGCGTGGCCGTCGTCGGTGGTGGTTCGTGGGGGACGACGGTGGCGCACCTGGCGTCGCAGCAGGTCCCCACCGTGCTGTGGGCGCGGCGCGACGAGCTCGCCGACGAGATCAACTCGAAGCACACCAACGAGCGCTACCTGCCCGGGTTCCACCTGCACCCCGAGCTCCGCGCCACCGCCGACCTCGCCGATGCCGTCGAGCGCGCCGACGTCCTGGTGATGGGCGTGCCCTCGCAGGGGTTCCGCTCGGCGCTGGAGCGCTGCGCCCAGCACGTGCGGGCCTGGGTGCCGGTCCTGTCGCTGACCAAGGGCCTCGAGCAGGGCACCCGGCTGCGCATGACGCAGGTGATCAACGAGGTCCTGCCGGGCCACCCCGCCGCCGTGCTCACCGGCCCCAACCTGGCCAAGGAGATCCTCGTCGGCGACGCCGCCGCGGCGGTGATCGCGACGCCCGACCTCATCGTCGCCAACCAGCTCCAGCGGATCTTCCACCAGAACCTGTTCCGGGTGTACGTGAACCCCGACGTCGTCGGCTGCGAGGTGGCCGGCGCGCTCAAGAACGTGATCGCCATCGCCGCGGGCATGGCCGACGGCCTCGGCGCGGGCGACAACACCAAGGCGGCCGTGATCACCCGCGGCCTCGCCGAGCTGTCCCGACTGGGCGAGGCGATGGGCGGGCAGTTCGCCACCTTCTCGGGGCTCGCGGGCATGGGCGACCTCATCGCCACGTGCATGTCGAGCCAGAGCCGGAACCGGTACGTGGGGGAGCAGCTCGGGCGCGGCCACACGATCGAGGAGGTCATCGCCGACATGAACATGGTCGCCGAGGGCGTGAAGACCTCGAAGGTGGTCATGGAGCTGTCGTCGGAGTACGGCGTCGAGCTGCCGATCTGCGCCGAGGTCCACGCCGTCTGCCACGAGGGCGCCACCGCCCAGGACGCCTACCGGGGCCTCATCCGGGGCCAGGCCGGCGGCGTCGAGCACCACAGCCTCGCCTACTGA
- a CDS encoding PIG-L deacetylase family protein, with translation MSDDVDPLAPGGPTTVDLAVPERALVIVAHPDDAEFQAGATMAKWARQGCEVRHLVLTDGAKGTWDPDKDPAELVEERQVEQRAAAAALGAGEPVFLDWVDGELPTSSEARGQVAAVIRRLRPEVVIGHDPWKRYRLHPDHAAAGRLCVEGIVAARDPGFHREQLDEGLEPHRPDALLLFEPDVANHAEAAAEEDHATRLRALEAFASQIATTHLYKVADGVDPMEAWRERERRRLAGPGAWAGVGLAEPFRLIVDQL, from the coding sequence GTGAGCGACGACGTCGACCCGCTCGCGCCGGGCGGACCCACGACAGTCGACCTCGCGGTGCCGGAGCGCGCCCTCGTGATCGTCGCCCACCCCGACGACGCCGAGTTCCAGGCCGGCGCCACGATGGCGAAGTGGGCCCGCCAGGGGTGCGAGGTCCGCCACCTCGTCCTCACCGACGGCGCCAAGGGCACGTGGGACCCCGACAAGGACCCGGCCGAGCTGGTCGAGGAGCGACAGGTCGAGCAGCGGGCCGCGGCCGCGGCGCTCGGCGCGGGCGAGCCGGTGTTCCTCGACTGGGTCGACGGCGAGCTGCCGACCTCCAGCGAGGCCCGCGGGCAGGTCGCCGCGGTCATCCGGCGGCTGCGTCCGGAGGTGGTGATCGGCCACGACCCGTGGAAGCGCTACCGGCTCCACCCAGACCACGCGGCCGCCGGCCGGCTCTGCGTCGAGGGGATCGTCGCCGCCCGCGACCCGGGCTTCCACCGCGAGCAGCTCGACGAGGGCCTCGAACCGCACCGCCCCGACGCGCTGCTGCTCTTCGAGCCCGACGTCGCCAACCACGCCGAGGCCGCCGCCGAGGAGGACCACGCCACGCGCCTGCGGGCGCTCGAGGCCTTCGCGAGCCAGATCGCGACCACGCACCTCTACAAGGTCGCCGACGGCGTCGACCCGATGGAGGCGTGGCGCGAGCGTGAGCGCCGCCGGCTGGCGGGGCCGGGAGCGTGGGCCGGGGTCGGGCTGGCCGAGCCGTTCCGGCTCATCGTCGACCAGCTCTGA
- a CDS encoding HIT family protein: MADRAGGVRSGVAPAAGRAGSCVFCEIVEGTAPAQVVFADDVVVAFLDRTPLFPGHTLVVPRAHVVTLPDLPAELVGPYFERVQAASRAVQAGMAAAGTFVAMNNTVSQSVPHLHTHVVPRNPKDGLRGFFWPRRKYADDAEMAEAAERVRDAWA, translated from the coding sequence ATGGCCGACCGGGCCGGCGGGGTACGGTCCGGCGTGGCCCCCGCCGCCGGTCGTGCCGGCTCCTGCGTGTTCTGCGAGATCGTCGAGGGCACCGCGCCCGCCCAGGTCGTGTTCGCCGACGACGTCGTCGTGGCGTTCCTCGACCGCACGCCGCTGTTCCCGGGCCACACGCTGGTGGTGCCCCGCGCCCACGTCGTCACGCTGCCCGACCTCCCGGCCGAGCTGGTCGGCCCCTACTTCGAGCGGGTGCAGGCGGCGTCGCGGGCCGTGCAGGCCGGCATGGCCGCGGCCGGGACGTTCGTCGCGATGAACAACACCGTGTCGCAGTCGGTGCCGCACCTCCACACCCACGTCGTCCCGAGGAACCCGAAGGACGGGCTCAGGGGCTTCTTCTGGCCGCGGCGCAAGTACGCCGACGATGCGGAGATGGCCGAGGCGGCCGAGCGCGTCCGCGACGCGTGGGCGTGA
- the metG gene encoding methionine--tRNA ligase, which yields MSRHLITSALPYINGVKHLGNLVGSMLPADVHARYLRAAGHDVLFICATDEHGTPAELAAREAGLDVAQFCAEQHEVQKDLCQRFQLSFDHFGRTSRPQNHRLTDHFARRLKAEGFTEVRTTEQVYSVADGRFLPDRYVVGTCPNCGYDRARGDQCENCGKQLEPTDLIEPRSAVSGSTDLEIRSSSHVFLLQSRLAERIRAWIDTKEDWPQLTRSIAYKWLDEGLEDRGITRDLDWGIPVDPDDFPEVAGKVWYVWFDAPIGYLGATREWADDRTTPEQAGALFDSWWRTDRGATDVTYTEFMGKDNVPFHTLSFPATILGSGEDWKLVDRLKSFNWLNYYGGKFSTTDHRGVFMSDALELLPADYWRWYLMANAPESDDTSFTWELFGEAINKDLVGTFGNFVNRTVTQVVRHFGEQVPEGGEPGDEEAELAARVEARLTEYVGHLDALEFRKAAAALRALWAEGNVYLENREPWKTVKVDRDRTACTLRTALGLVLVHSVASSPFVPATADRLRDAFPDVVEVPLCLDSGLGAAAAEVLRPGATLVPPPLLFRKLDAEELDAWEQRFGGAESAPTPVPEG from the coding sequence GTGTCACGCCACCTGATCACCAGCGCCCTGCCGTACATCAACGGCGTCAAGCACCTCGGGAACCTCGTCGGGTCGATGCTCCCGGCGGACGTGCACGCGCGGTACCTCCGGGCCGCGGGCCACGACGTCCTCTTCATCTGCGCGACCGACGAGCACGGCACGCCGGCCGAGCTCGCCGCACGGGAGGCGGGGCTCGACGTGGCCCAGTTCTGCGCCGAGCAGCACGAGGTGCAGAAGGACCTGTGCCAGCGGTTCCAGCTGAGCTTCGACCACTTCGGTCGGACGTCGCGACCGCAGAACCACCGCCTGACCGACCACTTCGCCCGCCGGCTCAAGGCCGAGGGCTTCACCGAGGTCCGGACGACCGAGCAGGTGTACTCGGTGGCCGACGGGCGCTTCCTGCCCGACCGCTACGTCGTCGGCACGTGCCCGAACTGCGGCTACGACCGGGCCCGGGGCGACCAGTGCGAGAACTGCGGCAAGCAGCTCGAGCCCACCGACCTCATCGAACCCCGGAGCGCCGTCTCGGGCTCGACCGACCTCGAGATCCGCTCGAGCTCGCACGTCTTCCTCCTGCAGTCGCGGCTGGCGGAGCGCATCCGCGCCTGGATCGACACCAAGGAGGACTGGCCGCAGCTCACCCGGTCGATCGCGTACAAGTGGCTCGACGAGGGCCTCGAGGACCGGGGCATCACGCGCGACCTCGACTGGGGCATCCCCGTCGACCCCGACGACTTCCCCGAGGTGGCGGGCAAGGTCTGGTACGTGTGGTTCGACGCGCCGATCGGCTACCTCGGCGCCACGCGCGAGTGGGCCGACGACCGGACGACGCCCGAGCAGGCGGGCGCCCTGTTCGACAGCTGGTGGCGCACCGATCGCGGCGCCACGGACGTCACCTACACCGAGTTCATGGGCAAGGACAACGTGCCCTTCCACACGCTGTCGTTCCCGGCGACGATCCTCGGCTCCGGCGAGGACTGGAAGCTCGTCGACCGCCTCAAGTCGTTCAACTGGCTGAACTACTACGGCGGCAAGTTCTCCACGACCGACCACCGCGGCGTGTTCATGTCCGACGCGCTCGAGCTGCTGCCCGCCGACTACTGGCGCTGGTACCTCATGGCCAACGCCCCCGAGTCCGACGACACGAGCTTCACGTGGGAGCTGTTCGGCGAGGCGATCAACAAGGACCTCGTCGGCACGTTCGGCAACTTCGTCAACCGGACCGTGACCCAGGTCGTGCGGCACTTCGGGGAGCAGGTGCCCGAGGGCGGCGAGCCCGGCGACGAGGAGGCCGAGCTCGCAGCCCGGGTCGAGGCCCGCCTGACCGAGTACGTCGGGCACCTCGACGCGCTCGAGTTCCGCAAGGCCGCCGCCGCGCTCAGGGCGCTCTGGGCCGAGGGCAACGTCTACCTGGAGAACCGCGAGCCCTGGAAGACGGTCAAGGTCGATCGCGACCGCACGGCCTGCACGCTGCGCACGGCGCTCGGGCTCGTGCTCGTCCACTCGGTCGCGTCGAGCCCGTTCGTCCCCGCCACCGCGGATCGGCTGCGCGACGCCTTCCCCGACGTGGTCGAGGTCCCGCTCTGCCTCGACAGCGGGCTCGGCGCCGCGGCCGCCGAGGTGCTCCGCCCTGGCGCCACGCTCGTCCCCCCGCCGCTGCTGTTCCGCAAGCTGGACGCCGAGGAGCTCGACGCGTGGGAGCAGCGCTTCGGCGGCGCCGAGTCGGCTCCGACGCCCGTCCCCGAGGGGTGA